In a genomic window of Fibrobacter sp. UWH4:
- a CDS encoding choice-of-anchor I family protein: MNKFIAVCVSLLLCAGFCFAKMRASLAGPFQWGHSLAPLTTISMKTAEISAFMPSKNKLFVVGDGGVVEVVDLSNPGVAKKISEISVQGNASSVTVHNDLVAVSMLEVEEWREGQVQVMRYTDSLEVLGVYKVCSQPDMIKFTPDGKNLLVACEGSPSSDFAVDPEGGVAFLSVPKADAESWKTAELTVAGFDHLDTNALKKAGVRAPGNQGFLKSLEPEYITVSDDSKVAWVSLQENNAMAVIDVPAKKIKKVFPLGFVDHSRNGFSLDAVSDGEINIKNYYPLRGLRQPDGIASFMAGDRHFVLTANEGAPVNDYKAWTDVTSVQELVAQGRLDETVFTEKITTELKDLSVSSLERCDEGKFRTHNGKCPYAYTFGSRSVSVFDGETGKLIWDSGEMFERVLAKIAPEYFNWNSKKGKVKMDKRSSDKGCEPENVAVGEVGRRRYAFVGLERTSGIAVFDITEPEAPKLVDYYLDPLDRGPEGILFIPADQSPLADQALLVVGYEYSKTLTIYTVK, from the coding sequence ATGAATAAGTTTATAGCTGTTTGTGTGAGCCTGCTTTTGTGCGCAGGCTTTTGTTTTGCGAAGATGAGGGCTTCTTTGGCGGGGCCTTTCCAGTGGGGGCATTCTCTTGCTCCGCTTACGACGATTTCGATGAAAACCGCCGAGATATCGGCTTTTATGCCTTCTAAGAATAAATTGTTTGTGGTGGGCGATGGCGGTGTGGTTGAGGTGGTTGATTTAAGCAATCCTGGCGTCGCCAAGAAGATTTCCGAAATTTCGGTTCAGGGAAATGCCTCTAGCGTGACAGTCCATAATGACCTGGTTGCGGTTAGCATGCTTGAAGTTGAAGAATGGCGCGAAGGCCAGGTGCAGGTGATGCGCTACACCGATAGCCTTGAAGTGCTTGGAGTGTACAAGGTCTGCAGCCAGCCGGATATGATCAAGTTTACGCCCGATGGCAAGAATTTGCTGGTGGCTTGCGAAGGATCGCCTAGCTCGGATTTTGCGGTAGACCCCGAGGGTGGGGTTGCTTTTTTGTCGGTTCCCAAGGCAGATGCCGAATCTTGGAAGACTGCGGAACTTACTGTGGCCGGCTTTGACCATCTCGACACGAATGCGCTGAAAAAGGCTGGCGTACGCGCTCCTGGAAACCAGGGCTTTTTAAAGTCGCTGGAACCGGAATACATTACGGTGTCTGACGATTCCAAGGTGGCGTGGGTGAGCCTGCAAGAAAACAATGCCATGGCTGTTATTGATGTTCCCGCCAAGAAAATCAAGAAGGTTTTCCCGCTGGGTTTTGTGGACCATTCCAGAAATGGATTCTCGCTGGATGCCGTCAGTGACGGTGAAATCAATATCAAGAATTATTATCCGCTGCGTGGATTGCGTCAGCCCGATGGCATTGCTTCTTTCATGGCGGGGGACAGACACTTTGTGTTGACCGCAAACGAGGGCGCTCCTGTCAACGATTACAAGGCCTGGACTGATGTAACGAGCGTGCAGGAACTTGTGGCACAGGGCCGTTTAGATGAAACCGTTTTTACGGAAAAAATAACGACGGAACTGAAGGATTTGTCTGTCAGTTCGCTGGAACGCTGCGATGAAGGCAAATTCCGCACGCATAATGGCAAGTGTCCATACGCTTATACGTTTGGCTCTCGCTCCGTGAGTGTTTTCGATGGTGAAACGGGAAAACTCATTTGGGATTCCGGTGAAATGTTTGAACGTGTCTTGGCTAAGATTGCACCGGAATATTTCAATTGGAATTCCAAAAAGGGCAAAGTGAAAATGGACAAGCGCAGCAGTGATAAGGGCTGCGAACCAGAAAACGTCGCCGTGGGCGAGGTGGGCCGTCGCCGCTACGCCTTTGTCGGCTTGGAACGCACCAGCGGTATTGCTGTTTTTGATATTACCGAACCGGAAGCGCCGAAGTTGGTGGATTACTACTTGGATCCGCTGGACCGCGGCCCCGAAGGTATTTTGTTCATTCCGGCAGATCAGAGCCCGCTCGCGGATCAGGCGCTGCTTGTTGTGGGCTATGAATACAGCAAAACACTGACGATTTATACGGTGAAATAA
- a CDS encoding ATP-dependent helicase C-terminal domain-containing protein: MNYKDLALAEEEGKLEAAIAASRNLLIEAPTGSGKSLFIPYFLSKHSKGRVVVLQPRRIAALALAQFSAKLHGEPCGKTVGYQFRQDSCKSADTRILFQTYGNFLQELLHGKLDADWIVFDEYHERKADMDLLFAYFLRDAAKTGAPQTRIAVMSAALNRDELENALDVKCLQLGHPLYPVQIINQTPATGNSLVSGVGLDAEVVRALRTLYRNNIWQTTLVFLPGKAEIARCHTAAAEALGNNCAEFLELYGGQDRETQDRIFEVTERPRVIFTTNIAETSITVPNVTGVVDSGIERVSIYDDSEKVNVLRTLPISMQNAIQRSGRSGRTQNGCAIRLWSEESEKRMPQGIVPEVLQIEPSELLLQKAALESMDPISRPTDSFQGDSRLTLPTAIPEAREKTATALLENFGMLQGGAITELGLKAIHTPVSSIPLALLLASAKSKADLPDLLLAALAWIHSGTEFLQKAKVAYDILTLASDTLSKSRDIPREVSFTLRQLRDYRDQIASPTARNDVKVECSETACGLIAESHCHGATRNDKNGYSTHVIARSATTKQSTEAFTCKQLLKAFPDRLATPSGNAYKLANQNVIRLQVAEPPYAILALSMLRTGGGSKSELKVNLYAPIAKELLGGESAKTRYELLWRSGQERFIGVEISESENADGSTTELSRKEILTQEASPKVLEELKKLTVDAWREKIEKENWSGKFLTEAVQTQLIKMRLAAKLYPEYGLPEFNEEDMELIFDEFASGKFLLRDINEDRYRSIVEEYFGKSMLQWLGKTFPDHYMLPNGKRARYSYQEVAVTDDGKSVQSIEGVLVEISARIEDLMQLRGEHKVADGKLKVRYDILAPNFRTIQKTWDLTGFWQNTYAEVRKELRGRYPKHPWPEQVIQN, translated from the coding sequence ATGAATTACAAAGACTTAGCACTCGCCGAAGAAGAAGGCAAACTGGAAGCCGCGATAGCGGCTTCTCGCAATTTATTGATCGAAGCGCCCACCGGCTCGGGCAAGTCGCTATTCATCCCCTACTTTTTAAGCAAGCATAGCAAAGGCCGCGTGGTCGTATTGCAGCCCCGCCGCATTGCGGCACTCGCACTCGCCCAGTTCTCGGCAAAGCTCCACGGAGAACCTTGCGGCAAGACCGTCGGCTACCAGTTCAGGCAAGACAGCTGCAAAAGCGCAGACACGCGCATTCTCTTTCAGACCTACGGTAACTTTCTGCAAGAGCTCTTGCACGGCAAGCTAGACGCCGACTGGATTGTGTTCGACGAATACCACGAACGCAAAGCCGACATGGACTTGTTGTTCGCGTATTTTCTTAGGGACGCGGCGAAGACAGGCGCTCCTCAGACTCGTATAGCAGTGATGTCGGCTGCACTCAACCGCGATGAGCTGGAAAACGCCCTCGATGTGAAATGCCTGCAACTAGGCCACCCGCTCTACCCCGTCCAGATCATCAACCAGACACCTGCCACGGGGAATTCGCTTGTTTCGGGTGTTGGACTTGACGCCGAAGTGGTGCGGGCGCTCCGTACACTTTACCGCAACAACATCTGGCAGACCACGCTGGTATTCTTACCGGGCAAAGCCGAAATCGCCCGCTGCCACACCGCCGCCGCCGAAGCATTAGGCAATAACTGTGCCGAATTCCTGGAACTCTACGGCGGACAGGACCGCGAAACACAAGACCGCATCTTTGAAGTCACCGAACGCCCCCGCGTCATCTTCACGACAAACATCGCCGAAACATCCATCACTGTTCCGAACGTCACGGGCGTTGTCGATAGCGGCATCGAACGTGTAAGCATCTACGACGACAGCGAAAAGGTGAACGTCCTGCGCACGCTTCCGATTTCGATGCAGAATGCGATTCAGCGCAGCGGCCGTAGCGGCCGTACGCAAAACGGTTGCGCCATTCGCCTCTGGAGCGAAGAGTCCGAAAAGCGCATGCCACAAGGAATTGTCCCCGAAGTCCTGCAGATTGAACCTTCGGAATTGTTGCTGCAAAAAGCGGCTCTAGAATCTATGGACCCTATCAGTCGTCCTACGGACTCCTTCCAGGGTGACAGCAGACTCACACTACCAACGGCGATTCCGGAAGCTCGCGAAAAGACGGCGACCGCACTCCTTGAAAATTTCGGGATGCTTCAGGGCGGCGCCATCACCGAACTTGGCCTCAAGGCAATCCACACACCCGTTTCCAGCATTCCGCTCGCGCTGCTCCTCGCATCGGCAAAAAGCAAAGCCGACCTTCCCGACTTACTTCTCGCCGCACTCGCCTGGATTCATTCCGGCACCGAATTCTTGCAAAAGGCCAAAGTCGCCTACGACATTCTGACTCTCGCAAGCGATACTTTGTCTAAAAGCCGCGACATTCCCCGCGAAGTGAGTTTCACTCTCCGACAGCTCCGCGACTACCGCGACCAGATTGCTTCGCCTACGGCTCGCAATGACGTAAAAGTCGAGTGCAGCGAGACCGCTTGCGGGCTCATTGCCGAGTCGCATTGTCATGGCGCAACGCGCAATGACAAAAACGGCTATTCCACTCACGTCATTGCGAGGAGTGCAACGACGAAGCAATCCACAGAAGCCTTCACCTGCAAGCAATTGCTCAAGGCTTTCCCGGACAGGCTTGCTACTCCGAGCGGTAACGCCTACAAACTCGCCAACCAGAACGTGATTCGCCTGCAGGTTGCAGAACCGCCCTACGCCATTCTCGCCCTCAGCATGCTCCGTACCGGCGGCGGTAGCAAATCGGAACTTAAAGTTAATTTATACGCACCTATCGCCAAGGAACTTCTCGGCGGAGAAAGCGCCAAGACCCGCTACGAGCTCCTGTGGCGCAGCGGTCAAGAAAGATTCATCGGTGTCGAAATCAGCGAATCCGAAAACGCCGACGGTAGCACCACCGAACTTTCCCGCAAAGAAATCCTCACGCAAGAGGCATCGCCTAAGGTTCTCGAAGAGCTCAAGAAACTTACCGTCGATGCATGGCGCGAAAAAATCGAAAAGGAAAACTGGAGCGGCAAGTTCCTGACCGAAGCAGTGCAAACGCAGCTCATCAAGATGCGCCTAGCTGCAAAACTTTACCCGGAATACGGCCTCCCCGAATTCAACGAAGAAGACATGGAACTCATCTTCGACGAATTCGCAAGTGGCAAGTTCCTGCTCCGCGACATCAACGAAGACCGTTACCGCAGTATCGTCGAAGAATATTTCGGCAAATCCATGCTGCAATGGCTCGGCAAGACATTCCCCGACCATTACATGCTCCCCAACGGCAAGCGCGCCCGTTACAGCTACCAAGAAGTCGCCGTTACCGACGACGGGAAATCCGTTCAAAGCATCGAAGGCGTCCTAGTAGAAATCTCGGCCCGTATCGAAGACTTGATGCAGCTCCGCGGCGAACACAAGGTTGCCGATGGAAAATTAAAAGTCCGCTACGACATTCTGGCACCGAACTTCCGCACCATCCAAAAAACATGGGACTTGACCGGATTCTGGCAAAACACCTATGCCGAAGTGCGTAAAGAGTTACGCGGCCGCTACCCCAAGCACCCATGGCCCGAGCAGGTAATTCAGAATTAG
- a CDS encoding BamA/TamA family outer membrane protein produces MAFADVAACPEGTVISSIQYEGLEHTKKRVVDRELLNKAGETFSAEKFELEKRRLQDLDLFTSVSARCDGGTLTYSFVEIFRWIPSPAGKETDRDGLMIGLALANLNVLGEDIRAEVQYRTSTDPFLENNEYAFYVSSPYLFGVPLGWNFEFLRTDSYDDIHGYQDDSWLVDLDLDYEMLPHLSLLGTVAGRVLKNADFLPEFGLGFAFDFRDSKLDTRKGVYYEYMLTHVGLGDESDCDMSVDKNCKDMGGENYWELLTDARAYWTLSRFVTGATALARYRPGDVKFYDYYYHGGPNTFRGRGGSALGGKEDEADSVRLGVHEVLLTLEERFVLMERHAASVMGVNFFYGVQLVAGFDGSLLWDSGRPGWDDYEGAVYGGLHLVIPALDRIRFEVGYRPDRGEPAFYFGLFDKVTSSRWRSR; encoded by the coding sequence TTGGCTTTTGCTGATGTTGCGGCTTGTCCTGAAGGTACGGTCATTTCGTCTATTCAGTACGAAGGACTGGAGCATACCAAGAAACGCGTGGTGGATCGCGAACTGTTGAATAAGGCGGGGGAGACGTTCTCTGCCGAAAAGTTTGAACTTGAAAAGCGCCGCCTGCAAGACCTGGACTTGTTTACGAGTGTCTCGGCTAGGTGTGATGGCGGAACTCTGACATACTCGTTCGTGGAAATCTTCCGCTGGATTCCGTCCCCGGCAGGGAAGGAAACGGACCGCGACGGGCTGATGATCGGCCTCGCGCTCGCAAACCTCAATGTACTGGGCGAAGACATCCGGGCCGAGGTGCAGTATCGTACTTCGACAGATCCGTTCCTCGAGAATAACGAGTATGCCTTCTATGTCAGTTCGCCATACCTGTTCGGCGTTCCGCTCGGTTGGAATTTCGAGTTCCTGCGCACCGATAGCTACGATGATATCCATGGCTATCAGGACGACAGCTGGCTTGTAGATCTTGACCTGGATTACGAAATGTTGCCGCACCTGTCTCTCTTGGGAACGGTTGCCGGTCGCGTGCTGAAAAATGCTGATTTCTTGCCGGAATTCGGTCTGGGGTTTGCCTTCGATTTTCGCGACAGCAAACTGGATACCCGTAAGGGAGTCTACTACGAATACATGCTGACTCACGTAGGGCTTGGCGACGAATCCGATTGCGACATGTCTGTGGACAAGAACTGTAAGGATATGGGCGGCGAAAACTACTGGGAGCTTTTGACGGATGCTCGCGCTTACTGGACCTTGAGCCGTTTCGTGACCGGCGCGACTGCGCTTGCCCGTTACCGTCCGGGTGATGTGAAATTCTACGATTATTACTATCACGGTGGCCCGAATACTTTCCGTGGTCGTGGCGGCAGTGCGCTTGGCGGAAAAGAAGACGAGGCTGATTCGGTGCGTCTGGGCGTCCACGAAGTCCTGCTGACGCTCGAGGAGCGCTTTGTTTTGATGGAGCGCCACGCGGCCAGTGTCATGGGAGTCAACTTCTTCTATGGCGTGCAGCTGGTGGCGGGTTTCGACGGAAGCCTTTTGTGGGATAGCGGCCGACCCGGCTGGGACGATTACGAGGGGGCTGTCTATGGCGGTCTGCACTTGGTTATCCCGGCGCTAGATCGTATCCGATTCGAAGTCGGTTATAGGCCCGATAGGGGAGAGCCTGCGTTTTATTTTGGACTCTTTGACAAGGTGACTTCATCACGTTGGCGGAGCAGGTAG
- a CDS encoding inorganic diphosphatase: protein MAINYLDLPIGRKYPFEVDCVVEIGKDTNLKYEYDERLHVFRLDRCLLSSMSYPCTYGFIPSTKADDGDAIDMLIYSPASMMTGTVCTCRVIGALDMTDGGRKDYKVLGVPVFNPRPIKDITDVDQMFLRITKNFFQNYKELEGKDVQIGEWKDAAFAREKVIAAHKAYFQMQVQVPETCYQEPESVDHLPPDELI from the coding sequence ATGGCTATTAACTATCTGGATCTTCCGATTGGACGCAAGTACCCGTTCGAAGTGGACTGCGTCGTGGAAATCGGCAAGGACACCAACCTCAAATACGAATATGATGAACGCTTGCACGTGTTCCGCCTGGACCGCTGCTTGCTGAGCTCCATGAGCTACCCCTGTACTTACGGCTTTATCCCGAGCACCAAGGCTGATGACGGCGACGCTATCGATATGTTGATTTATAGCCCGGCCTCGATGATGACGGGGACGGTCTGCACCTGCCGCGTGATTGGTGCGCTTGACATGACCGACGGCGGTCGCAAGGACTATAAGGTCTTGGGCGTACCTGTGTTCAATCCGCGCCCGATCAAGGACATTACCGATGTGGACCAGATGTTCCTGCGCATTACCAAGAATTTTTTCCAGAACTACAAGGAACTGGAAGGCAAGGATGTGCAGATTGGCGAATGGAAAGACGCCGCCTTTGCCCGCGAAAAGGTAATTGCCGCACATAAGGCCTATTTCCAGATGCAGGTTCAGGTTCCTGAAACTTGTTACCAGGAACCGGAAAGTGTTGACCACTTGCCGCCTGACGAACTGATTTAA
- a CDS encoding ankyrin repeat domain-containing protein: MKKQMLALCAAALMMSVTGCNDKMDPNDPQSVRKYLTKQQIPFTPNQFVSYAASGDTAKMTIFLQASFEIDAPADNGNNAVAIAANKGNMVVLNYLFDHGAKADVKNGNGEAVIDNAVMMGNKDVVNRLLTQLKAEGADLQTLGTAVLLAAKTGQVDMLEVLADAGAPLDSRSADGYLPIHWTVKNGQYDAMMFLINKGVDVNAKCGQGYSVLDWATNEGYTRLIKALKKAGAKNTPQYFKDSKK, translated from the coding sequence ATGAAGAAACAGATGTTGGCTCTCTGTGCCGCTGCTTTGATGATGTCCGTTACCGGCTGTAACGACAAGATGGACCCGAACGATCCGCAGTCCGTGCGCAAGTACCTGACCAAGCAGCAGATTCCCTTTACCCCGAACCAGTTTGTTTCGTACGCCGCTAGTGGCGATACCGCCAAGATGACGATTTTCCTGCAGGCATCCTTCGAAATCGATGCCCCGGCAGACAATGGCAACAATGCCGTGGCTATTGCCGCCAACAAGGGCAATATGGTCGTGCTGAATTACCTGTTCGACCACGGTGCAAAGGCCGATGTCAAGAATGGCAACGGCGAAGCAGTGATTGACAATGCCGTAATGATGGGCAACAAGGATGTGGTCAACCGTCTTCTGACCCAGCTCAAGGCCGAAGGTGCAGACCTTCAGACTCTCGGAACCGCAGTGCTTCTCGCTGCAAAGACCGGTCAGGTCGATATGCTCGAAGTGCTCGCCGATGCCGGTGCTCCGCTCGATTCCCGTAGCGCAGACGGTTACCTGCCGATTCACTGGACTGTGAAGAATGGCCAGTATGATGCCATGATGTTCCTCATCAACAAGGGTGTCGACGTGAACGCTAAGTGCGGTCAGGGCTATTCTGTGCTCGACTGGGCGACCAACGAAGGCTATACTCGCTTGATCAAGGCACTGAAGAAGGCTGGCGCCAAGAATACTCCGCAGTATTTCAAGGATTCCAAGAAGTAA
- a CDS encoding DUF3450 family protein, whose amino-acid sequence MKFHLFPKIFLCLCLAGVVSQAQETVESVRRQIKSVEAETAREKSLHDSEKKRHSEFVEVGRKKVQALATQNKTLKAEIDSLKAELKNLADARQKAMGTVKYFENRKAKYGESLAKVIDSLVPVFESDFPYRNDETIKSVQEIASQLHKGLIEADDGLNRTLEVFYDRIRLGYTTEVYKGFLQVDARNVPGTFLRYGAVSSVFVSNDGNDVLWLARTSDGGYSWKNVSDDLNMRSVLKDVMKVAEGKTAPRLVTIPVAIPKEGK is encoded by the coding sequence ATGAAATTTCATTTGTTCCCTAAGATCTTTCTTTGTCTGTGCTTGGCGGGTGTGGTCTCGCAGGCTCAGGAAACGGTAGAGAGCGTACGCCGCCAAATCAAGTCGGTAGAAGCAGAAACGGCTCGCGAAAAGTCGCTTCACGACTCCGAAAAGAAGCGCCATTCCGAGTTTGTCGAGGTCGGTCGCAAGAAGGTGCAGGCCCTTGCTACGCAGAACAAGACCTTGAAGGCCGAAATCGATTCCCTGAAGGCTGAACTCAAGAACCTGGCGGATGCCCGGCAGAAGGCCATGGGTACGGTCAAGTACTTTGAAAACCGTAAGGCCAAGTATGGCGAATCGCTTGCAAAGGTGATTGATTCGCTGGTGCCCGTGTTCGAATCGGACTTCCCTTACCGGAACGACGAGACAATCAAGAGTGTCCAGGAGATTGCGAGTCAGCTGCATAAGGGACTCATCGAGGCCGACGACGGCCTCAACCGAACCCTCGAGGTTTTCTACGACCGAATCCGCCTCGGTTACACGACCGAAGTCTACAAGGGCTTTTTGCAGGTGGATGCCCGCAATGTTCCCGGTACATTCCTGCGTTATGGTGCGGTGTCTTCCGTATTCGTGAGCAACGACGGGAACGACGTGCTTTGGCTTGCCCGGACAAGCGATGGCGGTTACAGTTGGAAGAATGTATCTGACGACTTGAATATGCGATCGGTATTGAAGGATGTCATGAAGGTGGCCGAAGGTAAGACTGCCCCGAGGCTTGTGACGATTCCCGTTGCAATTCCGAAGGAGGGCAAATAG